The Syngnathus scovelli strain Florida chromosome 21, RoL_Ssco_1.2, whole genome shotgun sequence DNA segment ATGCTATGGATATATTTAAATCACATTGAATATACGGCTAGGGTCTCAAAATATCAATTTAACGGAATTGCTTCCTTTAAAGAGCATTCAAATTACATTTATATTCGTTAAAATGTAAATTGTCCTTACAGATAACGTTGGGAATGTATTTAAACACAATTGATAGTAAATGGACAATTTACAGCCGTGGCTATTCAAGTCTCCTTGTGATACAAAATGTGAAATAGGTTCTGTGCATGGTTCTGTTTCCTGCTGATAAAATGTATGAATCGCCCAGACTTACTGGACATTCACCAGAAGTTGAACTGGCGTTTTTGTTTTCCAGAATCGGAGAAGCAGAGTCGCATGGCTGCCTTGCTGGAGAGGCTTCACGCAAAGCACAACGCGTCCCGCCCGTGGCAGGAGACCAGCAAGGTTGTGCGTCAGGCCATGGTGAGACACACTCATGATATTGACATGATCAATTACGGTGGGACATTGACACACAAGTAGTCCAGGTTACAAGTTTAATTCTGCCCAGACAAACCCATattttcccccaaaataaatagaaaagatATTTACCGTGATGCTTTGTAGGAAAAACGTGGGATGATGAACGCTGCCGGTCACCAGCTGCTGCTCACCTGTTTGGAAACCCTGCAGAGGGCACTCAAAGGTGAGATGGACACCTGTTCAAAGCAGCTTTTCCAAATTTTTAGGAACTTTTGGCTTTGAGTACTTTTATTTCCAGACACTGGAACGATTTGTACACCCATTCTGACTTTTAAGTTCTAGTATGTTTTGATTCTAGATGTTTTCAGTTTGGGGTATGAAACAGTCTGTCCACATTTCTACTCAAAGCTTTTGGTTCTGGGAACTTTTCCAAGTTTGGGCCTCAAGGCCAACAAAATGAACTGATTCTCTGTCCCTCTGTTTTACAGTCTCATCTTTACCTTCCATGACAGATCGTCTTGAGTCCATTGCGAGACAAAACCTGTAAGTGTTCACATGCACAGGAAACGTGTTCCAGTAGAGAACTTTGCTCAGGTTTGGGGTCTTTTCTTCGTCAGGCTGGGCTCCCACCTTAGCCCGTCCGGAACCGAGTGCTACATCACTTCGGATATGTTTTACGTGGAGGTGCAACTGGACGGCGCTGGCCAACTTGTGGATGTCAAAGTTGCCCATCAAGGAGAGAACCCCACGGTAAGACCTTTGTGTAGGGAGGGGGCTCACAAATTCGAGCTTGGTTGAAGATGGTGTCATATCaaaacaaatgtgtttgttACAGAGCTGCCCCGAGTTGATTCAACATCTAAGGTGAGCTTAAAATTTGCCGCTGGTATCAGTGAAGACGTGTTCATTTCttccatgtttttttcttaccagagacaagaactttgaagagtttTCCAAGCATCTCAAGGGACTGGTCGACCTGTATAAGCTTCCTGGAGACAAGTAGGTTTTGAAGCCCTCCCAGTTTTGGTGTCTATTTTGacggattgatttttttttgccttgcagTAAACTGAAAACCAAGATGTACATCGCCTTGCAGTCTCTGGAGCTGGATCTCACCAAGATGATGCACATGTTTCGGTGACTTCTCCTGCCTCACTCGTGCGGCTCGGCAATAACGGCCAGAATATGAAAGGCCTTTTCACCCAAATGTAAATTTAATTGAACATTTCCTCATCCACCTACCTTAGGCTGGCAACCAACGCCAACGCCGTGGAGACGATCCTCCACGGCAGCGTGGGCCTACTGACAGCCAGGAGCGGCGGCCATCTTGTCACCCTCCAGTGCTACGTGTCGCCGTATGACATATTCGAGGAGGGAACGGGCGTGCACATCAACCTGGCGGACGCCAACGGTAAAAGCCGATCCGGCATGTTAACTGCTTTGGTGGGTTTTTTTCCCTGACAAGCTGACTGTGTCCAACAGTGCCACGCTCACTGGGCGTTAGTGTTTCCGTCAGCATCGAGGGAACGCCCAACACCTGCAAGCTCCCCATTGCGCCGCTCATCACTGGATCGCACCCGGTGGACAACAAGGGGTAAAGCAGAGCTTACGTTACATACGGTGGTGTTGCAAAATCCATTTTGGAATATGACAAATAACACAAGTAGGAAAACGTGATGAGCTCGGAACACAGTCAAAGGCATGCTCTGGTGGTTGATTGAGTTTGATTTGTTTCAGAACACCTTCCTTTTCCACTGTGACCAACTCCAACTGCGTGGACCTGCCCGCTTGTTTTTTCCTCAAGATGAATCAACCCATGCCATTCTCACAGTCCTTTATTCACAGACTGGGCAACGCTACAGGTGAATTTCATAGAAAGCATGCCATTTTGCAGGATAGGTCATACCGGTTTGATCATTCCAGTAAAATGCAATCAATTTGCATCAGGGCCAATTTGATAAATTGTGTGTTTTCCAGCAATTCCTGTGTTTGAAAACACCCCACGCATGTCTGCGCTCTACCAGCTGATCGTCCAGAGCCAACTTCAGTCCCCGGAGGATGGGGGCGCCACTCTGCCGCCCTCCCGCAACATGCACTTCTACTCAGtgagcagacaggactttttttcttccttctagTATGCACCCTGACACATATTGTGTGCTGTACGACTTGAGTAATTGAGTCACTTTTATAAATTGGATGGGGAGGGGGAATCAATTGACGTTTttttgagagagaaaaaaaaacttttttgtgtGCTCTAACAGGTGCTGCCAGACCAGCAGCACTGCTATTTTCTAAACTTCGACGCCCCGGTGCAGGATGGTCATTGCCTACAAGGTGCCCTGGTGAGCAAGATCCCCTTTCGCCACCCGGCTCAGGTGCCCCTCCTGTtggacatcattcggcatcaggcGGCCTACAACACTTTGATTGGCAGCTGTGTCAAGCGGACATCCATCAAAGAAGGTAGCCGGACCGCTGTTTCGTCTGGTTTGGTCAGCCAGCAATGCGGatcagttaatttttgttttcatttggctTTCAGACAGCGTCGGCCTGCTGCAGTTTGAGGTTTGCCCCCTGACAGACTCGAGCTTCAGCGTCTCTTTCCAGCATCCCGTCAATGAATCGTTAGTCTGCGGTAAGCTCTCACACCCAAACAATTTGAGAAGCGGTTAGGTTGCTAATTAAGTTAGCATTAGCAACTACACAGTTGAGTCAGCCTGAATCCCACTTGTGGTGCCAGGAGCAGTCCACACAATGTTTCAATGCATCTTTTTTCCCTTCGCCTTTCAGTTGTGATGGATGTGATCGACTCCAGACAGGTGTCATGCAAGCTTTATAAAGGGCTGTCTGACGCGCTCATCTGCACAGATGATTTCATTACCAAAGTGGTCCAGAGGTATTAGTCAAATAAAATTACTTGCTTTGAGTATTATATATTCAAATAATTAGCTGGTCAAATGAATTATCAATACTCAATTCTTGGCTCAGGTGTATGTCCATCCCTGTGACAATGCGGGCCATCCGGAGGAAAGCGGAGACCATCCAGGCAGACACTCCAGCCCTGTCTTTGATTGCACAGACGGTGGAGACCATGGTGAAAAATAACCCGCCACCATCCGGCAGTCCCACCTACAACATGCCAGGCGGAGATGGCACGAACCCTATGGGGCTCCTGGGACTCACCGGCGGCAGCACACCCACTGGAGGTGGACCGCCCGGCGGCCCTAATTTTACCGGGCCCATCACCTCTCTGTTCGGGATGTCTTGCGGCGAAAGACAAGGAACTGAGTGCCAAGCTCAAGTTGGGCAACAACAGCAggcgcagcaacagcagcagcagcaacagcagcagctgcagcagcagggtcAAAGCCATACAGATGACTACAGCAAAGTGACGCAGAATCCAATCCTGACCAGTCTTCTGCAGATAACGGGAAGCGTAGGTTCCAGTCCCAGCTCGCAGAACGCGCCGCCGCCTCACCAGACTCCTCCGCCTCCGACGTCGTCGCCTGCTAGCAACACCAAGAATCATCCCATGCTCATGAACTTGTTGAAAGACAACCCTTCGCAAGACTTTGCCGCCCTGTACGGTTCCAGTCCACTCGAGAGACAAAATTCGTCCTCCGGGTCACCTCGTACCGACAGCATGGGGGCCGCTTGTCCCGGAGGAGGCGTGAAAGGCAAGAAGAAGCGCCCGCGAGTGCCAGAGAAGGGGGGCCTTTTGCCAGGGACTCCTAGTGCAGGGGGAACGGCCGCAGGTGCTTTGGGCATGAAATCTCAACAGCCGTCGTCCATGTCGCACCATCAGCACCAGGCGGTCACGCACGAGGACGATTTCCATCGTGAGCTTCTGTCGATGGATGTCGACGCTTCTCAAAACTCCATCTTTGACGTCAATCTGCCGGGGGACGGCCTGGACACGCCCCACAGCATCACTCCGGCTCCTAGCCAATGCGGAACCCCGCCCTCCGGCCCCAGCATGCCTTATCCCCCATCTCATATCCAGGCTCAGCCACCGCCGGGCGCGGCGCCTCCCCGCATGGTGCGTCTCTCCAGCTCCGACAGCATCGGTCCGGATATCACGGAAATTCTGTCAGATTTGCCTGAGCAAACTGGTAAAGCCGGCAGTGGAGGCCAGCATCCGATAGGTGGCGGCGCTGACGAAGCGGGCCCGCTGGGGACCCCCATTCGCGACTCCTCCAGTTCAGGACAAGGCAGCGCCGTGTTTGACTCGGCAGACATTTTCAACGCCAACAGCAACGAGAACCCTTTCACGGACGCTGCCGAGCTGATCGCCGAGGCCGCGGCCACACCCACCAGCGATTCGTCCTCCAATAACTTCTTCCCGGATGCGGCCGACTTCAACCCCGACCTGCTGAATTCCGGTCACGGCATCTCCCAGAACTGCTTTGAAGACAGTTCTCCGAGCGCCGACGGAGACATGGATTTGGTGAAGGGTTTCGGCGGTAGCAGTCAGCAGAACACACCATCGGGTACGCCCCAGAATCCCACGCCGCACGGACAAAACACCCCGGAGCCCTCACTGAAAGACCCTTTTGATATGGGGATGTTTTTCGGAGGCAACAGCGGCACCGGCAAACCACTTCTCGGTCAAGCGCCAGATTTGGGAGACACTCATTTCGGAGGCTCCCAGAGCCCCCTCATGATGGGCTTGGGGCCGGCATGCGTCGATTTCAAAAGCGCAGAATCCAAAGTCAAACAACAGAGCCTCATGCGCCAAAAGGACGAGAACGGTGGCGGCAGCGGAAGTAGCGGCTCCGGAATGGGAAGCCTTTCCGCTGAGGGCAAACAGGTGAAACGTAGCAGGACTCC contains these protein-coding regions:
- the med1 gene encoding mediator of RNA polymerase II transcription subunit 1 isoform X2, producing MAALLERLHAKHNASRPWQETSKVVRQAMEKRGMMNAAGHQLLLTCLETLQRALKVSSLPSMTDRLESIARQNLLGSHLSPSGTECYITSDMFYVEVQLDGAGQLVDVKVAHQGENPTSCPELIQHLRDKNFEEFSKHLKGLVDLYKLPGDNKLKTKMYIALQSLELDLTKMMHMFRLATNANAVETILHGSVGLLTARSGGHLVTLQCYVSPYDIFEEGTGVHINLADANVPRSLGVSVSVSIEGTPNTCKLPIAPLITGSHPVDNKGTPSFSTVTNSNCVDLPACFFLKMNQPMPFSQSFIHRLGNATAIPVFENTPRMSALYQLIVQSQLQSPEDGGATLPPSRNMHFYSVLPDQQHCYFLNFDAPVQDGHCLQGALVSKIPFRHPAQVPLLLDIIRHQAAYNTLIGSCVKRTSIKEDSVGLLQFEVCPLTDSSFSVSFQHPVNESLVCVVMDVIDSRQVSCKLYKGLSDALICTDDFITKVVQRCMSIPVTMRAIRRKAETIQADTPALSLIAQTVETMVKNNPPPSGSPTYNMPGGDGTNPMGLLGLTGGSTPTGGGPPGGPNFTGPITSLFGMSCGERQGTECQAQVGQQQQAQQQQQQQQQQLQQQGQSHTDDYSKVTQNPILTSLLQITGSVGSSPSSQNAPPPHQTPPPPTSSPASNTKNHPMLMNLLKDNPSQDFAALYGSSPLERQNSSSGSPRTDSMGAACPGGGVKGKKKRPRVPEKGGLLPGTPSAGGTAAGALGMKSQQPSSMSHHQHQAVTHEDDFHRELLSMDVDASQNSIFDVNLPGDGLDTPHSITPAPSQCGTPPSGPSMPYPPSHIQAQPPPGAAPPRMVRLSSSDSIGPDITEILSDLPEQTGKAGSGGQHPIGGGADEAGPLGTPIRDSSSSGQGSAVFDSADIFNANSNENPFTDAAELIAEAAATPTSDSSSNNFFPDAADFNPDLLNSGHGISQNCFEDSSPSADGDMDLVKGFGGSSQQNTPSGTPQNPTPHGQNTPEPSLKDPFDMGMFFGGNSGTGKPLLGQAPDLGDTHFGGSQSPLMMGLGPACVDFKSAESKVKQQSLMRQKDENGGGSGSSGSGMGSLSAEGKQVKRSRTPSSEGKSKEKQPKRKKLDPDGKSPSHSSGGRPYTPPSGGSGSSGSLSGGGSKSPGSSGCSQTPPGGATPPIPKITIQIPKGTITGGKTSSHSGYTSSSSALSGTGGTGATGSGKSHHSHSSSGKIKSKEGSMAQGNSSKSGSSAGISLGPSHSKGSSQGMGVGKPGSSPIAKHGLSGTGSGASGLGTGNKIKTQGGKPPGSLMNPNIKPNISPSHSRSASSGEKLSSPMKIQQSQVPGTPPSSKAKSPMGSGAGSSGISKSSSGGTSMSSQKPMSGTPSTSTSSSSSSASSSTSMSFSGGSQCQYSAGGGGSGGSSGGGGSGGACQNNANNPNAKGKSPSRNKKPSLTAVIDKLKSVGGVGEDGCEVGPPAGPPCPGAPSGGVPGNVPPPNMPPIKHSTSSQSGDYKRERPDKEGKAKVSVSSGPGEKKLMDPKTGAVSGTGLAKIIISKPDGGSPSIKAKVTLQKGGGEGPGDSMRAQINSLKASPLFSGSTPKHDRSSPSHSRSPGHTPLNHDSESESGSSSVAEKSHQNSPSSDDDQTPRPLPAQQDYMSAVPLGSGEKHKKHKKEKKKRERERERDKEKKKSSMTGGPSSHPVKADGWSRSPISASESSLSMLTSERPSRSSPIYMRNEDDDLMDSALTGNL
- the med1 gene encoding mediator of RNA polymerase II transcription subunit 1 isoform X1, whose translation is MLQGSRWSEQNGGGSFAAVGRHLVGDHVTVNSKRFLFEYSGIYGSRHGSVGRKREAHTMAAVPGVVMQRSPATENSVPVPPTAGQPHGERVKTEEVTESEKQSRMAALLERLHAKHNASRPWQETSKVVRQAMEKRGMMNAAGHQLLLTCLETLQRALKVSSLPSMTDRLESIARQNLLGSHLSPSGTECYITSDMFYVEVQLDGAGQLVDVKVAHQGENPTSCPELIQHLRDKNFEEFSKHLKGLVDLYKLPGDNKLKTKMYIALQSLELDLTKMMHMFRLATNANAVETILHGSVGLLTARSGGHLVTLQCYVSPYDIFEEGTGVHINLADANVPRSLGVSVSVSIEGTPNTCKLPIAPLITGSHPVDNKGTPSFSTVTNSNCVDLPACFFLKMNQPMPFSQSFIHRLGNATAIPVFENTPRMSALYQLIVQSQLQSPEDGGATLPPSRNMHFYSVLPDQQHCYFLNFDAPVQDGHCLQGALVSKIPFRHPAQVPLLLDIIRHQAAYNTLIGSCVKRTSIKEDSVGLLQFEVCPLTDSSFSVSFQHPVNESLVCVVMDVIDSRQVSCKLYKGLSDALICTDDFITKVVQRCMSIPVTMRAIRRKAETIQADTPALSLIAQTVETMVKNNPPPSGSPTYNMPGGDGTNPMGLLGLTGGSTPTGGGPPGGPNFTGPITSLFGMSCGERQGTECQAQVGQQQQAQQQQQQQQQQLQQQGQSHTDDYSKVTQNPILTSLLQITGSVGSSPSSQNAPPPHQTPPPPTSSPASNTKNHPMLMNLLKDNPSQDFAALYGSSPLERQNSSSGSPRTDSMGAACPGGGVKGKKKRPRVPEKGGLLPGTPSAGGTAAGALGMKSQQPSSMSHHQHQAVTHEDDFHRELLSMDVDASQNSIFDVNLPGDGLDTPHSITPAPSQCGTPPSGPSMPYPPSHIQAQPPPGAAPPRMVRLSSSDSIGPDITEILSDLPEQTGKAGSGGQHPIGGGADEAGPLGTPIRDSSSSGQGSAVFDSADIFNANSNENPFTDAAELIAEAAATPTSDSSSNNFFPDAADFNPDLLNSGHGISQNCFEDSSPSADGDMDLVKGFGGSSQQNTPSGTPQNPTPHGQNTPEPSLKDPFDMGMFFGGNSGTGKPLLGQAPDLGDTHFGGSQSPLMMGLGPACVDFKSAESKVKQQSLMRQKDENGGGSGSSGSGMGSLSAEGKQVKRSRTPSSEGKSKEKQPKRKKLDPDGKSPSHSSGGRPYTPPSGGSGSSGSLSGGGSKSPGSSGCSQTPPGGATPPIPKITIQIPKGTITGGKTSSHSGYTSSSSALSGTGGTGATGSGKSHHSHSSSGKIKSKEGSMAQGNSSKSGSSAGISLGPSHSKGSSQGMGVGKPGSSPIAKHGLSGTGSGASGLGTGNKIKTQGGKPPGSLMNPNIKPNISPSHSRSASSGEKLSSPMKIQQSQVPGTPPSSKAKSPMGSGAGSSGISKSSSGGTSMSSQKPMSGTPSTSTSSSSSSASSSTSMSFSGGSQCQYSAGGGGSGGSSGGGGSGGACQNNANNPNAKGKSPSRNKKPSLTAVIDKLKSVGGVGEDGCEVGPPAGPPCPGAPSGGVPGNVPPPNMPPIKHSTSSQSGDYKRERPDKEGKAKVSVSSGPGEKKLMDPKTGAVSGTGLAKIIISKPDGGSPSIKAKVTLQKGGGEGPGDSMRAQINSLKASPLFSGSTPKHDRSSPSHSRSPGHTPLNHDSESESGSSSVAEKSHQNSPSSDDDQTPRPLPAQQDYMSAVPLGSGEKHKKHKKEKKKRERERERDKEKKKSSMTGGPSSHPVKADGWSRSPISASESSLSMLTSERPSRSSPIYMRNEDDDLMDSALTGNL